Sequence from the Maledivibacter sp. genome:
CTGGGAGAGTAGGTCGTCGCCGGTTAATTAAATATTTTTAAAATCCCTAATGTCAATTAGGGTATTTTACATTTGGAGAAGTACTCAAGTAGGCTGAAGAGGACGGTTTGCTAAACCGTTAGGTCGGGTTTACCGGCGCGCGGGTTCGAATCCCGCCTTCTCCGCCAAAATATTAAAAAAGCATTCTGACAAGCAGAATGCTTTTTTGTGATATATAACAAAAAACAAAGATTACAGTAGAAAAATGATTTCTCGAAACTTTCAAGAGTATTTTTAGTATTAATGCTTTATAATATTATATATAATTTAATAAACAGATAAAAATAAAACAACTATGCATAAGATATGGTGGTGAATAATATGATAACGCCGTCTAAAAGAACTATAGCATTTTCAGTATTTTTTACCATGATTTTAATGTTTCTAGGTATATCAGTTTTTGAGGTCACAACTAATATTACATATAATGAAGTCCTGCAGAAAATTACCACCCTCTTAGGAGTTGTATTCACTTTTTATGCTTTTTTTATTGGTATGGTTATTTTTTTAGAGAATAATAATCCATCAAAGACAATTGCATGGCTTTTAATATTATTTTTAGTACCAGTGGTGGGATTTATATTTTACATATTATTTGGTCAAAATGTTAAAAACAAAAAGAAATTTGAGAAAAAGAAGAATATAGATTTTGAACTACTTTATCAAATAGCCAATACCCAAGAGAAAATTTTAAATGAAATAGGCTTGTTTGGTAATGATGAAAGCATGGTAAAAAGTAGATTGATAAAGCTCCTACTTAAGAATTCCCAAGCTCCCTTTACTGTCAATAATAATACGGAAGTATTAACAAATGGAGAAAGCACCTATGAGTCCATAATAAGTGAACTAAAAAAAGCCAAGGATCATATACATATGGAGTATTTTATAATAAGAAATGATAATATAGGAAATCGAATAAAGGATATCTTGATTGAGAAGGTAAGGGATGGGGTAGAGGTTAGACTAATATATGATAGTGTTGGTTGTTGGAAGCTGGGGAAAAAATATGTTAAATCCTTAAAAACAGCAGGAGCAGAAGTTCATGCCTTTTATCCAGTTATATTTCCAGTACTTAGTAGGCAATTAAATTATAGAAACCACAGAAAAATAATAGTTATAGATGGAAAAATTGGGTATTTAGGTGGAATAAACATAGGAGATGAGTATTTAGGTAAAAATCAGAATCTAGGATTTTGGAGAGATACACATATAAAAATCCAAGGTGAAGCCATATATAGTCTTCAAAATATCTTCTTAAAAGACTGGTATTTCGTATCAGGAGAA
This genomic interval carries:
- the cls gene encoding cardiolipin synthase; this encodes MITPSKRTIAFSVFFTMILMFLGISVFEVTTNITYNEVLQKITTLLGVVFTFYAFFIGMVIFLENNNPSKTIAWLLILFLVPVVGFIFYILFGQNVKNKKKFEKKKNIDFELLYQIANTQEKILNEIGLFGNDESMVKSRLIKLLLKNSQAPFTVNNNTEVLTNGESTYESIISELKKAKDHIHMEYFIIRNDNIGNRIKDILIEKVRDGVEVRLIYDSVGCWKLGKKYVKSLKTAGAEVHAFYPVIFPVLSRQLNYRNHRKIIVIDGKIGYLGGINIGDEYLGKNQNLGFWRDTHIKIQGEAIYSLQNIFLKDWYFVSGEIMSHKKYYPKLGYYGEQLIQIASSGPDSDWESILQAYFTMISTAEKRIWIATPYLVPDESILMALKTAALSGIDVRIAIPSKPDHYLVYWASKSHIEELLMAGVKIYTYEKGFIHSKILLVDGIGASIGTANLDIRSFSINFEVNAFIYDNEVVKRLEDDFIMDIKDSNEVILEEHLKRSIYTKFREALGRLFSPLL